In Sulfuricurvum sp., a single window of DNA contains:
- a CDS encoding ParA family protein yields the protein MVITVAHQKGGVGKSTIASNLAVEYYKIYGDQLTVVDLDTQRSLTYFNNIRRFNDIPELPIVQVKNADELKAIINANTGVILIDAGGFDSDVNRIAMLYADRIITPVSDSSFELGGLMMFRGILRELRAAREDLVATVLLNRVHQFAGKSLEEIFDFARSNPEFDIFETILRDRGEYKRATESGQNVIELSSDGKAATEIKKLMEELQNGKE from the coding sequence ATGGTCATTACAGTGGCACATCAAAAAGGTGGTGTCGGTAAGAGTACGATCGCCAGTAATCTAGCGGTCGAGTATTATAAGATCTATGGGGATCAGCTCACGGTTGTCGATCTCGATACGCAGCGATCGCTTACCTATTTTAATAATATTCGTCGTTTCAATGATATCCCTGAGCTTCCTATCGTCCAGGTGAAGAACGCGGATGAACTCAAAGCGATCATAAACGCGAATACCGGTGTGATCCTCATCGATGCCGGTGGGTTTGACAGTGATGTGAACCGGATTGCGATGCTCTATGCGGACCGGATCATTACGCCGGTGTCTGATAGCAGCTTCGAGCTGGGCGGTTTGATGATGTTTCGCGGGATCCTGAGAGAGCTGAGAGCTGCACGGGAGGATCTCGTCGCTACGGTGCTGCTCAACCGGGTACATCAATTTGCCGGCAAGAGTTTGGAGGAAATCTTCGATTTTGCACGTTCTAACCCGGAGTTCGATATCTTCGAGACGATCTTACGCGATCGAGGAGAGTACAAACGGGCTACGGAGAGTGGGCAAAATGTTATCGAGCTTTCCAGTGATGGAAAAGCAGCTACAGAAATTAAAAAACTAATGGAGGAATTACAAAATGGCAAAGAGTAA
- a CDS encoding LexA family transcriptional regulator, producing the protein MVDIDSVFDRLKHFFEIGKDIDLANKLNVTTANLAGYKRRGTIPYEQILIALENTDADLQWIFYGVESKMIQPQTAHIQYYSDIASSDGNGNIDIFGPYDMIQIDAALFPNTNIKNMMAVKINSNSMFPTFSSQDIVFIDRSKNSVLNGKPYLIKNKKGDMMIMRIFKTLNGIIAKCDNKNYPFDPEPISEEDITILGHATKRLEDIG; encoded by the coding sequence ATGGTAGATATTGATTCAGTATTTGATAGATTGAAACATTTTTTTGAGATTGGAAAAGATATTGATCTCGCTAATAAATTAAATGTGACAACTGCAAACCTTGCCGGATATAAAAGACGTGGAACAATCCCTTATGAGCAGATATTAATAGCATTAGAAAATACCGATGCGGATTTGCAATGGATCTTCTACGGGGTAGAGTCGAAAATGATCCAGCCACAAACGGCACACATCCAATACTACTCCGATATCGCCAGCTCAGATGGAAATGGAAATATCGATATCTTTGGTCCGTACGATATGATCCAAATCGATGCGGCACTCTTCCCAAATACCAATATCAAAAACATGATGGCGGTAAAAATCAATAGCAACAGTATGTTCCCGACATTTTCAAGCCAGGACATCGTTTTCATCGATCGATCCAAAAATTCCGTTTTAAACGGGAAACCCTATCTCATCAAAAACAAAAAAGGCGATATGATGATTATGCGTATTTTCAAAACGCTTAACGGGATCATCGCCAAATGCGATAATAAAAACTACCCGTTCGACCCGGAACCGATCAGTGAAGAGGATATCACCATATTGGGCCATGCCACAAAAAGACTGGAGGATATCGGATGA
- a CDS encoding restriction endonuclease: protein MTIYEELKALENEKSIWKNKYETITKKLPPSCKHNVKDAFIDASKCPKCVCEFYFFLIDRGFPIPSYPFWNEQKNKELIEKEQKRRDREQQREIIAAEKEAERLAEEHRKQEIRDRIIEEQKKLRDKYGYEIAKYISERYQSSEELGKRYERFVGYLYEKIGYKVEYNGIKMGKNDGGIDIIAKAKNHTVIVQCKRRGKTNFIHESTIDQLWGSFDKYRKRNPGILFECVLYTQNNNLDDAARDVLKLHSENMTHIVEPYPFDVGKEYPLIKCNIGKDNEKIYHLPNDAMYDRIKIEIKKGEHYVYTEQEAQNLGFRRTKQ from the coding sequence ATGACGATATATGAAGAGCTTAAAGCACTTGAAAACGAAAAATCTATTTGGAAAAATAAGTACGAAACTATTACAAAAAAACTCCCACCATCTTGTAAACATAATGTAAAAGATGCTTTTATCGATGCTTCTAAATGCCCAAAATGTGTGTGCGAATTTTATTTCTTTCTTATAGATCGAGGATTCCCAATCCCAAGCTACCCATTTTGGAATGAACAAAAAAATAAAGAGCTTATTGAAAAAGAACAAAAACGAAGAGATAGAGAACAGCAAAGGGAAATTATAGCTGCTGAAAAAGAAGCGGAACGGTTAGCAGAGGAACATAGAAAGCAAGAAATAAGAGATAGGATAATTGAAGAACAAAAAAAACTGCGTGATAAATACGGATATGAAATAGCAAAATATATCTCAGAACGGTATCAAAGTTCTGAAGAGCTTGGAAAAAGATACGAACGATTTGTTGGTTATTTGTATGAAAAAATTGGATACAAAGTTGAATATAATGGTATTAAAATGGGAAAAAATGATGGAGGAATTGACATCATAGCAAAAGCAAAAAACCATACTGTAATTGTTCAATGTAAGAGAAGAGGCAAAACTAATTTTATTCATGAAAGTACAATAGATCAGCTATGGGGAAGTTTTGATAAATATCGAAAAAGAAATCCAGGAATATTATTTGAGTGTGTTTTATATACACAAAATAACAATCTTGATGATGCCGCAAGAGATGTTTTAAAACTTCACAGTGAAAATATGACTCATATTGTAGAACCATACCCATTCGATGTAGGAAAAGAATACCCTCTTATTAAATGCAATATAGGCAAAGACAATGAAAAGATTTACCATCTTCCAAATGATGCTATGTATGATCGGATTAAGATCGAGATAAAAAAGGGTGAGCATTATGTATATACAGAGCAAGAGGCTCAAAATTTGGGGTTCAGGCGTACAAAACAATAA
- a CDS encoding CHC2 zinc finger domain-containing protein — protein sequence MAQSGGSERRDVFELARGVDFVPYAEAFLGVEFTDIRAPKCLCPWHEDKHPSFSVDLRKNKGKCFSCGEGGTIIDFTAKLTGKTPLQAATKIVEDLGL from the coding sequence ATGGCTCAAAGCGGTGGTAGCGAGAGACGGGATGTGTTTGAACTGGCAAGGGGGGTCGATTTCGTCCCGTATGCCGAGGCGTTTTTAGGGGTGGAGTTTACTGATATCCGCGCCCCGAAGTGTTTGTGTCCGTGGCATGAGGACAAGCATCCCTCATTCAGCGTGGATTTGCGAAAGAATAAGGGGAAGTGTTTTAGCTGCGGTGAGGGCGGAACGATCATCGATTTTACCGCAAAGTTGACGGGGAAAACTCCTCTGCAAGCTGCGACG
- a CDS encoding DUF1737 domain-containing protein, which produces MKKYIIVTAKDKKTLEDEVCKRIEDGYEPTGGLAITVGRDIVFSQAMWIVPFVNVTYPQKIKIDIPNTVED; this is translated from the coding sequence ATGAAAAAGTATATTATTGTTACAGCGAAAGATAAAAAAACACTTGAAGATGAAGTTTGTAAGCGTATAGAAGATGGATATGAGCCTACTGGAGGATTAGCTATTACTGTAGGAAGAGATATAGTTTTTTCCCAAGCTATGTGGATAGTCCCTTTTGTTAATGTTACATATCCGCAAAAAATAAAAATAGATATTCCTAATACTGTTGAGGATTGA